AATACACGGCGCAGTTTCAATGCCGATATTTCAATCGTCAACGTTTGAATATGCTGGCGAAAAAACTTACGATGATGTGCGCTATATACGACTGAATAACACACCGAATCATATTGTGTTGCACAAAAAATTAGCCGCGCTCGAAAATGCGGAATCCGCGCTTGTTACTGCCAGCGGAATGGCGGCGATTTCTACTGCGTTGCTTTCTGTTTTGCAATGCGGCGACCATCTGCTTGTGCAAAATTGCTTGTACGGAGGAACGCATACTTTTATCACGCGCGATTTTTCTTCGTATGGAATATCGTTCGATTTCATCAACGAAGGCGATGGAAATGAATGGAAAAAGAAATTGCGTTCAAACACAAAAGCAATTTATGTGGAAGCAATTTCAAATCCGTTGATGCAGGTTTTCAACTTGCAGGACGTTGTACGTTTTGCACAAGAACATCAACTTGTTTCGCTCATAGATAATACCTTCGCAACTCCCGTCAATTTTCGTCCTGCAGAATTAGGATTTGATTTGTCGTTGCATAGTTGCACAAAATATATGAACGGACACACGGATATTGTTGCAGGAGCCGTAATAGGAAAGAAAGAACTTATTCAAACAATTACTCATCGCCTCAATCATCTTGGCGGCTCGCTGGATCCACACGCTGCATTTCTTTTACATCGCGGATTGAAAACTCTTGCGCTTCGTGTTCGTTTTCAAAATGAAAGCGCGTTACGCGTGGCGCAATTTCTTGAACAGCATCCAAAAATTTCAAACGTAAATTATCCGGGACTCGTTTCAAACGCACAACATTTGCGGGCAAAAGATTTATTCGACGGTTTCGGTGGAATGTTGAGTTTCGAACTCCGCGGAAATGTGAGCGACGCAGAACATTTCATAAAGAATGTTACTCTCCCGATAGTTGCACCAAGTCTCGGCGGTGTTGAAACGTTAATCACACGTCCCGTTACTACATCGCACGCTGGAATGTCAAAAGAAGAACGTGACAAACTTGGAATTACCGACACGTTGATTCGCATTTCCATCGGGATCGAAGCAACGGAAGATTTGCTCGAAGATTTTGAAAACGCATTGAAATTCGTGTAAGTATCATTTTGTGTTCACGTCTTCAATAAAAAAACTTCGTGCTTTTTTTTTCACCGCAACCGCGATAAGGAGTGTAAAGAAATTCATTTCATATTCTTCCTCAATTTATTTCATCATTTATAATGAAACTTAATATCTTTTTTCTCATCTTCTTTCTTTCTTCCATCACTTTTTCGCAGGAATCAACTATTGATTTCACGCTAAAGAATATTGAAAACGAAGACATCATTTTCAGCGAACA
Above is a window of Ignavibacteria bacterium DNA encoding:
- a CDS encoding aminotransferase class I/II-fold pyridoxal phosphate-dependent enzyme, which produces IHGAVSMPIFQSSTFEYAGEKTYDDVRYIRLNNTPNHIVLHKKLAALENAESALVTASGMAAISTALLSVLQCGDHLLVQNCLYGGTHTFITRDFSSYGISFDFINEGDGNEWKKKLRSNTKAIYVEAISNPLMQVFNLQDVVRFAQEHQLVSLIDNTFATPVNFRPAELGFDLSLHSCTKYMNGHTDIVAGAVIGKKELIQTITHRLNHLGGSLDPHAAFLLHRGLKTLALRVRFQNESALRVAQFLEQHPKISNVNYPGLVSNAQHLRAKDLFDGFGGMLSFELRGNVSDAEHFIKNVTLPIVAPSLGGVETLITRPVTTSHAGMSKEERDKLGITDTLIRISIGIEATEDLLEDFENALKFV